One Hevea brasiliensis isolate MT/VB/25A 57/8 chromosome 5, ASM3005281v1, whole genome shotgun sequence genomic region harbors:
- the LOC110639978 gene encoding cytochrome c oxidase subunit 2: MIVLEWLFLTIAPCDAAEPWQLGSQDAASPMMQGIMDLHHDIFFFLILILVFVLRILVRALWHFHYQKNPIPQRIVHGTTIEILRTIFPSIIPMFIAIPSFALLYSMDEVVVDPAITIKAIGHQWYRTYEYSDYNSSDEESLTFDSYTIPEDDLELGQSRLLEVDNRVVVPAKTHLRIIVTSADVPHSWAVPSSGVKCDAVPGRLNQISISVQREGVYYGQCSEICGTNHAFTRAPGNIGRLLSPLWLSRTTGCEPPEKQAITASGWSCREPRSKAVDKIEEGARLPVEQRRRLG; encoded by the coding sequence ATGATTGTTCTAGAATGGTTATTCCTCACAATTGCTCCTTGTGATGCAGCGGAACCATGGCAATTAGGATCTCAAGACGCAGCAAGCCCTATGATGCAAGGAATAATGGACTTACATCACGATATCTTTTTCTTCCTCATTCTGATTTTGGTTTTCGTATTACGGATCTTGGTTCGCGCTTTATGGCATTTCCACTATCAAAAAAATCCAATCCCGCAAAGGATTGTTCATGGAACTACTATCGAGATTCTTCGGACCATATTTCCTAGTATCATCCCTATGTTCATTGCTATACCATCATTTGCTCTGTTATACTCAATGGACGAGGTAGTAGTAGATCCAGCCATTACTATCAAAGCTATTGGACATCAATGGTATCGGACTTATGAGTATTCAGACTATAACAGTTCCGATGAAGAGTCACTCACTTTTGACAGTTATACGATTCCAGAAGATGATCTAGAATTGGGTCAATCACGTTTATTAGAAGTGGACAATAGAGTGGTTGTACCAGCCAAAACTCATCTACGTATTATTGTAACATCTGCTGATGTACCTCATAGTTGGGCTGTACCTTCCTCAGGTGTCAAATGTGATGCTGTACCTGGTCGTTTAAATCAGATCTCTATTTCGGTACAACGAGAAGGAGTTTACTATGGTCAGTGCAGTGAGATTTGTGGAACTAATCATGCCTTTACGCGTGCGCCCGGAAACATAGGCCGACTGCTGAGCCCACTCTGGCTCAGCCGCACCACCGGGTGCGAGCCACCCGAGAAGCAAGCTATTACAGCGAGCGGCTGGAGCTGTAGGGAGCCAAGGAGCAAGGCAGTAGATAAGATAGAAGAAGGGGCCAGGCTCCCGGTAGAGCAGAGGAGACGGTTAGGATAA